A window from Candidatus Krumholzibacteriota bacterium encodes these proteins:
- a CDS encoding peptidylprolyl isomerase, translating to MKKMFVFCVSVMISLFLLNGCSGEKENADSAGTKGDEAADASEVVAVVNGVDITENELSDKIDEIKKSGQGNNRMQMGGQLRREALANMINYELLVMAAEDEGITVSEEDLSERITEIKTGYQSEEQFLNRLKELGMNEAEFEKRLAMKIKIQKLIDKQTAGIESPPESEVREYYDSNRDIFKQPEQVSASHILIKVNEEDDSETKKKKREKLEGILKDIRNGASFSENASLYSEGPSKSKGGNLGFFSKTDMVQPFSEAAFSMDKGEISDIVETRFGYHIIKVNDKKEAQTVSFEEARENITTYLEGMEKNEVINNYIADLRAEADIEYADSSLVRP from the coding sequence ATGAAAAAAATGTTTGTTTTTTGCGTGAGTGTAATGATTTCTCTGTTTTTGTTAAATGGCTGTTCCGGTGAGAAGGAAAATGCTGATTCAGCCGGCACAAAAGGAGATGAAGCAGCAGATGCTTCTGAAGTAGTAGCGGTAGTAAACGGAGTTGATATTACGGAAAACGAACTTTCTGATAAAATAGACGAGATCAAGAAGTCCGGACAGGGGAACAACCGTATGCAGATGGGAGGTCAGCTCAGGAGAGAGGCTCTTGCTAATATGATTAATTACGAACTCCTTGTTATGGCCGCCGAAGATGAAGGAATAACCGTTTCCGAAGAAGATCTAAGCGAAAGGATAACTGAAATAAAGACTGGATACCAATCGGAAGAGCAGTTTTTGAACAGATTGAAGGAATTAGGAATGAATGAGGCCGAGTTTGAAAAAAGACTCGCCATGAAGATAAAAATACAGAAACTTATTGATAAACAGACCGCTGGAATTGAATCTCCGCCGGAAAGTGAAGTAAGAGAGTATTATGATTCAAATCGCGACATTTTTAAACAGCCCGAACAGGTAAGCGCGAGTCATATCCTCATAAAAGTTAATGAAGAGGACGACAGCGAAACGAAGAAGAAGAAAAGGGAAAAACTCGAAGGAATACTGAAAGATATAAGAAATGGAGCGTCTTTCAGTGAAAACGCCTCTCTTTATTCCGAAGGTCCTTCCAAATCGAAGGGTGGAAATCTCGGGTTCTTCAGTAAAACAGATATGGTCCAACCCTTTTCGGAAGCCGCATTCTCGATGGATAAGGGTGAAATCAGCGATATCGTGGAAACTCGTTTCGGCTACCATATAATAAAGGTTAATGATAAAAAGGAAGCCCAAACGGTTTCATTTGAAGAGGCCAGAGAGAATATAACAACCTACCTGGAAGGGATGGAGAAAAACGAGGTAATAAATAATTATATCGCCGATCTTAGGGCCGAAGCAGATATAGAATATGCTGATTCGAGCCTGGTCCGGCCGTAA
- a CDS encoding Smr/MutS family protein, translated as MYISIVQQIVDKKLRLELPGNKRLNSMDEPEPTYYPIDGVLDLHTFDAAEVKDLVPDYISECLKKRIYLIRIIHGKGRGVLRNKVRSILERSPCVHSFRTALEEEGGWGATIVRLEEK; from the coding sequence TTGTACATCAGTATTGTCCAGCAGATAGTAGATAAAAAGTTAAGGCTTGAACTGCCCGGAAACAAGAGGCTGAATTCAATGGATGAACCTGAACCGACCTATTATCCTATAGACGGCGTACTTGATCTGCATACATTCGACGCGGCTGAAGTAAAAGATCTTGTGCCTGATTACATTTCAGAATGCCTCAAGAAAAGAATTTATCTGATTAGAATCATTCACGGAAAGGGAAGAGGGGTGCTGAGGAATAAAGTTCGCTCTATCCTCGAGCGTTCACCCTGCGTCCATTCTTTTCGGACAGCTCTGGAGGAAGAAGGAGGATGGGGGGCTACTATTGTACGGCTGGAAGAGAAATGA
- the cbiQ gene encoding cobalt ECF transporter T component CbiQ, producing the protein MKIGSARDDALYMEELSQKDTPVHRLDPRAKIIVNLFFIFTVLSFNRYEISALVTFFAFPLFLLVSGDLPAGYLTKKLLLISPVVVLIAVFNPVFDRETAFILAGAEISAGWVSFFSILIRFFLTAGSILILIASTGFYKVCMALERIGVPSLFVMQLLFLYRYIFVLLDEGARMVRAHALRSFSDRHMKIKTFGSLLGNLLLRTVDRADRIHSAMLARGFDGSVTFNRRIKFRTADAFFVVFWPALFILMRRYNFSELIGSYFLRIF; encoded by the coding sequence ATGAAAATCGGATCAGCCAGAGACGACGCTCTATATATGGAAGAGTTGTCTCAAAAAGATACTCCGGTCCACCGTCTTGACCCGCGTGCCAAAATAATCGTCAATCTATTCTTTATTTTCACTGTATTATCCTTCAACAGATATGAGATATCCGCGCTTGTAACCTTCTTTGCTTTTCCTCTCTTTCTGCTGGTTTCGGGGGATCTGCCGGCCGGTTATTTAACGAAGAAGCTTCTCTTAATATCTCCGGTTGTGGTTTTAATTGCTGTCTTTAATCCGGTATTTGACCGTGAAACCGCGTTCATTCTTGCCGGAGCGGAAATTTCCGCGGGTTGGGTTTCTTTTTTCTCAATTTTGATAAGATTCTTTCTGACCGCGGGTTCAATCCTTATCCTTATCGCGAGCACCGGATTCTATAAGGTTTGCATGGCCCTTGAGAGAATTGGAGTACCTTCCCTGTTTGTAATGCAGCTTTTGTTCCTTTACAGATATATTTTCGTTCTTCTAGACGAGGGCGCGCGCATGGTGAGGGCTCACGCCCTCAGATCCTTTTCGGATAGACACATGAAGATAAAGACATTCGGCAGCCTGCTCGGAAACCTGTTGCTGAGAACCGTCGATAGAGCTGACAGAATTCACAGCGCGATGCTGGCAAGGGGATTTGACGGAAGTGTAACATTCAACAGGCGTATTAAATTTAGAACAGCTGACGCTTTCTTTGTTGTTTTCTGGCCCGCGCTCTTTATTTTAATGAGGAGATATAATTTTTCCGAGTTGATCGGGAGTTACTTCTTGAGGATTTTTTAA
- a CDS encoding glycogen/starch/alpha-glucan phosphorylase: MRNSSLFKEWGIFHKGTGRKRLKYSFANHLEYSLSKDKFTATTRDLYYSLALSVRDRIIEQWINTQQQYHENDVKRIYYLSAEYLIGRTLTNNLINLDMYENAKMAMADLNMDLLELAEEEIEPGLGNGGLGRLAACFLDSMATLEIPSHGYGIRYEFGIFRQVIRNLGQDELPDAWLKKGNPWEIERPEYKYTVRFYGKTKDTAWSDGTKKTEWTDTNNVIGVAYDTPIAGYDNQTVNTLRLWSARASNEFDLDYFQHGDYLKAVREKNISENISKVLYPNDNNFEGKELRLKQQYFFVSCSIQDIIRRYLAEHSTFDQFTEKVALQMNDTHPSLAVVELIRILIDEHHLEWEEAWDITHGTCSFTNHTLLPEALEEWPADMLGNLLPRHLQIILEINRRFLQHARAFKIDNDYLKRISIVKEGEKEKIRMAHLALAGSHSVNGVAKLHTKLLKETIFKDFDNLFPGRIINITNGITPRRWLLACNPNLAELVSGKIGKGWIKDLKQIEGIEKFSDDDDFHSRFNKIKNKNKKALTSITEDLTGVKIDPDSIFDVQIKRIHEYKRQLLNILNIITLWLQIKDGEEKNIHPRTFIFAGKTAPDYYISKMIIKLICHAAEKINGDPENRIKVVFLPNYNVTLAERIIPAADLSEQISTAGYEASGTGNMKLALNGALTIGTLDGANIEIKEKVGKENIFIFGLDADEVKKSCYDYEPREYYLRNPLLKKTIDLIKEGFFSPDEPDLFHPLIDKLLNNDRFMVIADFDDYRKCHLKTGSLYKDRKNWTRKAILNVSRMGDFSSDYTIKRYNRMVWGAKPFHVKSPLDKEGNPEAPGDTENSL; this comes from the coding sequence ATGCGAAACAGTTCTCTTTTCAAGGAATGGGGAATCTTTCACAAGGGCACCGGAAGAAAGAGGCTTAAGTACAGCTTTGCCAACCACCTCGAATATTCTCTTTCAAAGGATAAGTTCACCGCTACCACGCGCGACCTGTATTACTCCCTGGCCCTTTCAGTCAGAGACAGGATAATCGAGCAGTGGATTAACACTCAGCAGCAGTACCACGAAAATGACGTTAAAAGGATATATTATTTATCCGCGGAATACCTTATCGGAAGAACACTCACTAATAATCTTATAAACCTGGATATGTATGAAAACGCTAAAATGGCTATGGCCGATCTTAATATGGATTTGCTTGAACTCGCGGAGGAAGAAATCGAACCGGGGCTCGGAAACGGAGGGCTCGGAAGGCTTGCCGCTTGTTTCCTTGATTCAATGGCGACTCTTGAGATACCTTCTCACGGTTATGGAATCAGATATGAATTTGGAATATTCCGGCAGGTAATCCGTAATCTCGGCCAGGATGAACTGCCGGACGCGTGGCTTAAGAAGGGCAACCCCTGGGAGATAGAACGCCCGGAATACAAATACACAGTAAGATTCTATGGAAAGACAAAAGATACCGCGTGGAGCGACGGAACTAAAAAAACCGAATGGACCGATACAAACAATGTGATTGGCGTAGCCTACGACACTCCAATAGCCGGCTATGACAACCAGACTGTAAATACACTGAGGCTGTGGTCCGCGAGAGCCTCTAATGAATTTGACCTGGACTACTTTCAGCACGGTGATTATTTAAAGGCCGTTAGAGAGAAGAATATCTCTGAGAATATCTCAAAAGTTCTCTACCCTAACGACAATAACTTCGAGGGGAAAGAACTCAGGCTGAAACAACAGTATTTTTTCGTCTCATGTTCCATTCAGGATATAATACGGCGCTATCTGGCGGAACACAGTACTTTCGATCAATTCACCGAGAAGGTAGCTTTGCAGATGAATGACACGCATCCGTCCCTGGCGGTAGTTGAGCTTATTCGCATATTGATAGACGAACATCACCTCGAATGGGAAGAAGCATGGGATATCACTCACGGGACCTGTTCTTTTACGAACCACACCCTTCTTCCCGAAGCCCTTGAGGAATGGCCGGCCGATATGCTGGGTAACCTCCTGCCCAGGCATCTTCAAATCATATTGGAAATAAACAGGCGTTTTCTCCAGCATGCAAGGGCGTTTAAAATTGATAATGATTATCTCAAAAGAATTTCTATCGTCAAGGAAGGGGAGAAAGAAAAGATCCGGATGGCACACCTTGCTTTAGCGGGTTCGCATTCAGTAAACGGTGTCGCGAAATTGCATACTAAACTTCTCAAGGAAACTATCTTCAAGGATTTCGACAATTTATTCCCGGGACGTATTATTAATATTACAAACGGAATCACGCCGAGACGCTGGCTTCTGGCGTGCAATCCCAATTTAGCGGAACTTGTCTCCGGCAAGATTGGTAAAGGGTGGATTAAAGATCTCAAGCAGATCGAGGGAATAGAAAAGTTTTCAGATGATGACGATTTTCATAGCCGGTTTAATAAGATAAAGAACAAAAACAAAAAAGCGCTTACATCAATTACCGAAGATCTGACCGGCGTCAAGATAGATCCCGATTCTATTTTTGATGTGCAGATAAAGAGAATTCACGAATACAAAAGACAACTGCTGAATATACTTAACATAATTACGCTGTGGCTTCAGATAAAGGATGGGGAGGAAAAGAACATTCATCCGAGAACATTTATTTTCGCGGGCAAGACCGCACCAGATTACTATATTTCAAAGATGATAATCAAACTGATATGCCACGCCGCAGAAAAGATAAACGGCGATCCTGAAAACCGGATAAAAGTTGTATTTCTGCCAAACTACAATGTAACGTTAGCTGAGCGGATAATACCGGCGGCCGATCTTTCAGAACAGATATCAACCGCCGGATACGAAGCTTCCGGGACAGGCAACATGAAACTGGCCCTGAACGGAGCCCTGACGATCGGCACACTCGACGGCGCGAATATAGAAATCAAAGAGAAAGTCGGCAAAGAAAATATCTTTATTTTCGGACTTGACGCGGATGAAGTAAAGAAATCATGTTATGATTACGAGCCGCGGGAGTATTACCTTAGAAATCCCCTCTTAAAGAAGACAATCGATCTGATCAAAGAAGGTTTCTTTTCGCCAGACGAGCCGGACCTTTTCCACCCCCTTATAGACAAACTTCTTAACAATGACCGCTTCATGGTTATAGCTGATTTCGATGACTACAGAAAATGCCACCTGAAAACAGGCAGCTTATATAAAGACAGAAAGAACTGGACCAGAAAAGCTATACTGAATGTCTCCAGAATGGGTGATTTTTCATCCGATTACACAATAAAAAGATACAACAGGATGGTATGGGGCGCTAAACCGTTCCACGTCAAATCACCCCTGGATAAAGAGGGAAATCCCGAAGCCCCGGGGGATACTGAAAACTCCCTGTAA
- a CDS encoding FeoA family protein has protein sequence MKKDTKTLVNLKPGDKAIVAGVDGGFRLIKNLENLGIRPGVGVTVVSRHFMRGPVVVLVGNSRVAIGFGMAKKILIEPEDE, from the coding sequence TTGAAGAAGGATACAAAAACTCTCGTTAACCTTAAGCCTGGCGATAAAGCAATAGTAGCCGGTGTTGACGGAGGGTTTAGACTTATAAAGAATCTGGAAAATCTGGGAATCAGACCCGGCGTGGGAGTGACGGTAGTAAGCCGCCATTTTATGAGGGGGCCGGTTGTGGTTCTGGTTGGAAACTCCAGGGTGGCGATTGGATTCGGTATGGCGAAAAAAATCCTGATAGAACCTGAAGACGAATAA
- a CDS encoding response regulator, which translates to MGFVKGKILFMDDEKLLRRVVSLMLESLGVECDVASDGEEAIRKYMEEGDGYSMVILDLKVPEGMGGLEAAKAILKYDPKARIYISTGFSSDPIITDYAQHGLTGAIAKPYTAEELKALMGKEYPIKD; encoded by the coding sequence ATGGGATTCGTTAAGGGAAAAATTCTCTTTATGGATGATGAGAAATTGCTTCGCAGGGTTGTCTCCCTGATGCTCGAAAGTTTAGGGGTGGAGTGTGATGTTGCCTCGGACGGCGAGGAGGCAATCAGAAAATATATGGAAGAGGGGGACGGTTACAGTATGGTCATTCTGGATTTAAAAGTCCCCGAAGGGATGGGGGGGCTCGAGGCGGCAAAGGCAATTTTAAAATATGATCCAAAAGCGAGAATATACATATCAACTGGATTTTCAAGCGATCCGATAATCACCGATTACGCGCAACACGGATTAACCGGCGCTATAGCAAAACCGTATACCGCCGAGGAATTGAAAGCTCTGATGGGGAAAGAATATCCGATTAAGGATTGA
- a CDS encoding DUF2271 domain-containing protein, translating to MKRNYITIMILVLSLVSKIIFAASVDEYIKKAKDLQKSDKLDKALVILDDALVEFPENSTLYAYKGLYTGMKAGRTGNFLEAGELSSESFRLLDKAVSLGPDNHIALMFRGLMSVKVPGFLGKLNGGIEDLQRTCEIIRRSPDKLSIEDKILTWNLLGEGYKKKGDLDKAAAAWEKIIKNAPESSEAESAEARIKKLKISLKNRTEPKKTKTKQPLFETDYSSDKLLKKGEETYRLKDYDRARKIFEKAVEKNPQNAESYMWLGLAISRQAEKGYDERISSDTDLRTALVFESMENFDKAVELAPDDAKLRFIRGSMGIQFPFFANKLEQGIKDLSIVLESDVSDSLKSEAKFLLGTAYQKKGMSYWIDLAVRHPESAAALAVYNSLRPGIKRTDPSKLEKPCMIIDFVLGFRDELAPQTAVWIEDEKGNYVNTVYVSGFSGNVKSTQIVLPSWAESSDFNNIDAVTAASIDIGHHIYTWDLVDFEGNPVSRGYYTVKVEVSHWPSMKYQLAETGINIGGESGRSLSEEGNFIPYLEVRYLKD from the coding sequence ATGAAGAGAAACTACATAACAATCATGATTCTTGTTTTATCGCTCGTTTCAAAGATTATTTTCGCGGCGTCTGTTGATGAATATATTAAAAAGGCAAAAGACTTACAGAAATCCGACAAGCTTGACAAAGCCCTTGTTATTCTGGATGACGCTCTTGTTGAATTTCCGGAAAATTCTACTCTTTACGCCTATAAAGGTCTGTATACAGGAATGAAAGCCGGACGGACCGGCAACTTCCTCGAGGCGGGAGAATTGAGCTCAGAATCTTTCAGGCTTCTTGACAAAGCGGTATCGCTCGGCCCTGACAACCATATCGCGCTGATGTTCAGAGGATTGATGTCTGTTAAAGTTCCGGGATTCCTGGGCAAACTGAACGGAGGGATAGAGGATCTTCAGCGTACATGCGAAATCATAAGGCGTTCCCCGGATAAATTATCGATCGAGGATAAGATTCTCACCTGGAATCTTCTCGGAGAAGGGTATAAGAAGAAAGGGGATCTTGATAAAGCCGCGGCTGCCTGGGAGAAAATAATAAAGAACGCCCCGGAATCAAGCGAAGCTGAATCTGCTGAAGCGAGGATTAAAAAACTTAAAATTTCCCTTAAAAATAGAACAGAACCCAAAAAAACGAAGACCAAGCAGCCGCTTTTTGAAACAGATTACAGCTCTGATAAATTATTAAAAAAGGGGGAAGAGACATACAGGCTGAAAGATTATGACAGAGCAAGAAAGATATTTGAAAAGGCGGTTGAAAAAAACCCCCAAAATGCTGAATCCTATATGTGGCTGGGGCTGGCGATTTCAAGACAGGCGGAAAAGGGCTACGATGAAAGAATATCAAGTGACACAGACCTGAGGACTGCCCTTGTTTTTGAATCGATGGAAAATTTTGACAAAGCTGTCGAATTGGCGCCGGACGACGCAAAGCTGAGATTCATAAGAGGATCAATGGGAATTCAGTTTCCCTTCTTCGCCAATAAACTGGAGCAGGGAATAAAAGATCTAAGCATTGTTCTCGAAAGCGATGTTTCAGATTCACTCAAATCGGAAGCAAAGTTCTTGCTTGGCACGGCATATCAGAAGAAGGGGATGAGTTACTGGATAGACCTTGCCGTAAGGCATCCTGAATCCGCCGCCGCCCTGGCAGTATACAATTCCCTGCGCCCGGGGATAAAAAGGACCGATCCCTCGAAACTGGAAAAACCCTGTATGATAATCGATTTTGTTCTGGGATTCAGAGACGAACTTGCCCCTCAAACTGCCGTCTGGATAGAAGATGAAAAGGGAAATTATGTCAACACCGTTTATGTTTCAGGATTCAGCGGAAATGTAAAGAGTACTCAAATTGTGCTTCCTTCCTGGGCTGAATCATCGGATTTTAATAATATTGACGCTGTCACAGCCGCGAGTATAGATATAGGCCATCATATTTACACCTGGGATCTTGTTGATTTTGAAGGCAACCCTGTAAGTAGAGGTTATTACACGGTAAAGGTCGAAGTCTCCCACTGGCCGAGCATGAAATACCAGCTCGCCGAGACCGGAATTAACATAGGCGGGGAAAGCGGCAGGAGCCTTTCTGAAGAAGGGAACTTTATCCCGTATCTTGAAGTCAGATACTTAAAGGATTAG
- a CDS encoding ABC transporter ATP-binding protein, whose product MSHHIVEARNLHFTYRDGTPALRGVDFRITHGESVAVVGANGAGKSTLLRHLNGTVLPQRGEVRVGDLPVIKDRLKEVRRTVGMVFQNSDDQLFMPTVFDDIAFGPINCGLPPDEVEARVDEVLAQVGAVDLKGRSSTRLSAGEKRAVSIAAVLAVLPDILVLDEPNSDLDPRARRRLIELLKTFKHTKIIATHDLDMVLDLCPRTIVLVEGKVAADGNSLEIFSDEQLLKRSNLEKPLRMQKYPD is encoded by the coding sequence ATGAGTCATCATATTGTCGAAGCTAGAAACCTTCATTTTACTTACAGGGACGGCACTCCCGCCCTTCGAGGTGTTGATTTCAGGATAACACACGGGGAATCAGTAGCGGTTGTAGGTGCCAATGGAGCTGGTAAATCAACCTTGCTCCGTCATCTTAACGGAACGGTGCTCCCTCAGAGAGGAGAGGTGAGAGTAGGGGACCTCCCGGTAATAAAAGACAGGTTAAAAGAGGTCCGCCGCACGGTGGGGATGGTGTTCCAGAATTCCGACGATCAGCTTTTTATGCCTACTGTTTTTGACGACATAGCTTTTGGACCCATTAATTGCGGATTGCCGCCCGATGAGGTCGAAGCAAGAGTGGACGAAGTCCTGGCCCAGGTGGGAGCTGTTGATCTTAAAGGCCGGTCGTCTACTCGTCTTTCGGCGGGGGAGAAGAGGGCTGTCTCCATAGCCGCTGTTCTTGCTGTTTTGCCGGACATACTGGTTCTGGATGAACCTAATTCCGATCTGGACCCGAGAGCGAGAAGGAGATTGATAGAACTGCTGAAAACATTCAAGCACACCAAGATAATAGCCACTCACGATCTTGATATGGTGCTCGATCTGTGTCCGAGAACGATTGTGCTTGTTGAAGGAAAAGTCGCGGCTGACGGGAATTCACTTGAAATCTTCAGCGATGAACAGCTTTTGAAAAGAAGCAATCTGGAAAAACCTCTTAGAATGCAGAAATACCCGGATTGA
- a CDS encoding ferrous iron transporter B → MDKILLMGNPNVGKSAIFSRLTGAKVIASNYPGTTVELSKGILRVEGREKEVIDIPGTYTLDPISEAEKVAVRILDEITGADKTEKTTVVNVIDSTNLERNMNLTLQLLSRDVPVIIALNFWDEAQHTGVNIDKNELERILGVPVVSTCGITGEGIKELVYRIKEAKRSGFECKREEKWNKIGDIINKTQTLTHRHHTLLEKFGDFSVRPFSGIPIAILVLFLSFQIVRFIGEGLIKYLFDPLFDRIWLPVMIKLSGIMSSKGVLHNILIGKLVDGQIDFGESFGILTTGLYVPIAAVLPYIISFYLALSILEDSGYLPRLAVLIDNAMHRIGLHGFGIIPMILGLGCNVPGALSTRIMETKRERFLSLTIMAISVPCMAQIAMIMGLVGKEGASALFIVFGTLFMVWFILGFIMNKIMKGIAPELFIEIPPYRIPYWKALLKKVWMRVFWFVREAIPWVLVGVFTINILYTFGVIQFIGKIFNPLVSGIFGLPDGAVAGLVVGFLRKDVAVGMLAPLDLTVKQLITASVVLTMYFPCAATFVVMVKELGVRDMIKSALIMIVSTVLVGGMLNLIL, encoded by the coding sequence ATGGATAAAATTTTACTGATGGGCAATCCTAATGTCGGTAAATCAGCTATTTTCTCCCGTTTAACCGGGGCAAAAGTGATAGCTTCCAACTATCCGGGAACCACAGTGGAGCTGAGTAAGGGGATTTTAAGGGTTGAAGGAAGAGAAAAGGAAGTTATTGATATCCCCGGAACATACACCCTTGATCCAATTTCAGAGGCTGAGAAAGTCGCGGTAAGGATTCTTGATGAAATAACCGGCGCTGATAAAACAGAAAAAACTACAGTTGTCAACGTGATAGATTCCACTAATCTCGAGCGTAATATGAATCTAACCTTACAGCTTTTAAGCAGGGACGTGCCTGTTATTATAGCTCTTAATTTCTGGGATGAAGCTCAGCATACGGGTGTGAATATTGATAAGAATGAACTGGAGAGAATACTTGGTGTTCCTGTTGTTTCGACATGCGGAATAACAGGCGAGGGAATAAAAGAGCTCGTCTACAGGATAAAAGAAGCAAAGAGGAGCGGATTTGAATGTAAGCGGGAAGAAAAGTGGAATAAGATAGGCGATATTATAAATAAAACTCAAACTCTAACTCACAGGCATCATACCCTGCTCGAAAAATTCGGAGATTTCTCAGTGCGGCCGTTTTCCGGAATTCCCATTGCAATTCTGGTCCTTTTTCTTTCTTTTCAGATTGTCAGATTTATCGGCGAGGGACTTATCAAGTATCTCTTCGACCCTCTCTTCGATAGAATCTGGCTGCCCGTTATGATTAAACTTTCGGGGATTATGAGCTCAAAAGGGGTATTGCATAATATTCTGATTGGGAAGCTTGTAGACGGACAGATCGATTTCGGGGAATCATTCGGCATCCTTACAACTGGACTTTATGTTCCAATTGCCGCGGTGTTGCCTTATATAATATCCTTTTATCTAGCTCTCTCTATCCTGGAGGACTCCGGCTATCTGCCCAGGTTAGCTGTACTAATTGATAACGCGATGCACAGGATTGGACTGCACGGTTTTGGGATAATACCGATGATCCTCGGATTGGGCTGCAATGTGCCGGGAGCTCTTTCAACGAGAATTATGGAGACAAAACGGGAGAGGTTTCTCTCTCTTACGATAATGGCTATATCTGTTCCCTGCATGGCGCAAATCGCTATGATTATGGGGCTCGTGGGTAAAGAAGGAGCCTCGGCGCTGTTCATCGTTTTCGGAACTCTGTTTATGGTTTGGTTCATTTTAGGGTTTATTATGAATAAGATTATGAAAGGTATAGCCCCGGAACTTTTTATAGAAATACCTCCATATCGTATTCCTTACTGGAAAGCTCTTCTGAAGAAAGTGTGGATGAGGGTGTTCTGGTTTGTAAGAGAAGCCATACCCTGGGTCCTGGTTGGAGTGTTCACGATCAATATTCTCTATACGTTCGGCGTTATCCAATTCATAGGAAAAATTTTTAATCCCCTTGTTTCCGGAATTTTCGGCCTTCCGGACGGTGCTGTAGCGGGATTAGTTGTGGGGTTCTTGCGGAAAGATGTCGCTGTGGGTATGCTCGCGCCGCTTGATCTGACGGTAAAACAGCTTATTACCGCCAGTGTGGTTTTGACGATGTACTTTCCCTGTGCCGCCACATTTGTTGTAATGGTGAAGGAACTCGGCGTAAGAGACATGATAAAATCGGCTCTGATAATGATAGTATCAACAGTGCTAGTCGGCGGAATGCTGAATCTAATCCTTTAA
- a CDS encoding energy-coupling factor ABC transporter permease: MHMSDALVSPAVGGMFWITTGVILWYCSRKLRGFIDSVRVPLMGVLGAFIFAAQMINFSIPGTGSSGHLGGGLLLAIILGPHAAFIVISSVLVVQALFFADGGILALGCNIFNMGFFPAFIAYPLIFKKMINKRPGKSMIVAAAVTASVVSLQLGAFSVVIETLLSGISSLPLSTFVLLMQPVHLAIGIVEGLVTAAVVIFVWNTRPEILGGLKPAGSGSISMRNLIAVFVLAAVVVGGAVSWFASSNPDGLEWAIYRTSGSELEAPEKSLYSHLAVFQDKTSIMPDYSIGGSGGNEEAAWPDINSETTIAGLAGGLLTLIFTFLISLTMRGKIKPSR, encoded by the coding sequence ATGCACATGTCTGACGCGCTTGTCTCACCCGCGGTAGGTGGGATGTTTTGGATAACAACAGGCGTTATTCTCTGGTATTGTTCCAGGAAACTGAGGGGATTTATCGACAGCGTCCGAGTGCCCCTTATGGGAGTCCTCGGCGCGTTTATCTTTGCCGCGCAGATGATAAATTTTTCTATACCGGGTACAGGCTCGAGCGGTCATCTCGGCGGAGGACTTCTTCTCGCGATTATTCTGGGTCCTCACGCGGCATTTATCGTTATTTCCTCGGTACTTGTCGTTCAGGCTCTATTCTTTGCCGACGGAGGGATACTCGCTCTCGGATGTAACATATTTAATATGGGTTTTTTCCCCGCTTTTATTGCCTATCCTCTGATTTTCAAGAAAATGATAAATAAGAGGCCGGGTAAATCAATGATAGTTGCCGCTGCTGTTACAGCTTCCGTTGTCAGTCTTCAGCTGGGCGCGTTCAGTGTTGTGATAGAAACACTGCTTTCAGGTATAAGCAGTCTTCCGCTGAGCACATTTGTGTTATTGATGCAGCCGGTACATCTGGCAATAGGAATTGTAGAGGGGCTTGTAACCGCGGCTGTCGTAATTTTTGTGTGGAACACCAGACCGGAAATTCTTGGAGGGTTAAAGCCCGCCGGTTCAGGCAGTATTTCCATGAGGAATCTCATCGCGGTCTTTGTATTAGCCGCGGTAGTAGTTGGAGGAGCTGTCTCGTGGTTTGCCTCCAGTAATCCCGACGGCCTTGAGTGGGCGATATACAGAACGAGCGGGTCGGAGCTTGAAGCGCCTGAAAAGAGTTTATACTCTCACCTGGCTGTTTTTCAGGATAAAACATCTATCATGCCGGATTACTCTATTGGCGGGAGCGGCGGCAATGAAGAGGCCGCGTGGCCGGACATTAATTCTGAAACTACCATAGCCGGTTTAGCGGGAGGACTGTTGACTCTTATTTTTACTTTCCTCATTTCATTGACTATGCGGGGGAAGATTAAACCTTCAAGATAA